The Thiosulfativibrio zosterae genome has a window encoding:
- the ppsA gene encoding phosphoenolpyruvate synthase, with translation MNEQSTKTQPSFQYVRFFNQIGINDVPLVGGKNASLGEMYQALTPQGVRVPNGFAITAEAYRALLTENNLWQDLHAILDPLEEDNPQDLALRGNQARTLIFNAPFPEKLTQEILQAHQQLCDEFNGELSLAIRSSATAEDLPTASFAGQQDTYLNVTGEAALLNACKRCFASLFTDRAIHYRIDQGFDHFSIGLSIAVQKMVRSDLAASGVMFSIDTETGFQEAVFITGAYGLGENVVQGAVDPDEFYVHKPTFKLGYRGILKRHLGAKKIKMVYAADTTKSPVRNIPTSSKEQQQFCISDADVLVLADYAIRIEDYYSELAGHRKPMDMEWAKDGLDGHLYIVQARPETVTSQTQINQLISYEIEVPEGSKVLTTGRAVGQKVAQGQVQVISDVTYIHQFVPGNILVSDITTPDWEPIMKLASALITNRGGRTCHAAIIARELGIPAIVGCGDATESLQDNPFVTVSCSEGEIGQVYSGHIPFRIIETNLTDLGTPNTEIQINLANPDMAFRTSFLPNQGVGLARMEFIINQAIQVHPLALLHPEQVLDETEQANIRQRILGFKSGGDYFIQHLSEGIATLSAAFYPKPVILRLSDFKSNEYASLIGGKSFEPEEENPMIGFRGASRYSSALFEPAFALECQAIKNVREQFGLTNMHIMIPFVRRVAEAKQTIGTLSKYGLRRGENGLKVYMMCEIPNNVLEIDNFAPYFDGISIGTNDLTQLVLGVDRDSDLVAYDYDERDAGVLKMIQWAIEGAKRNGLHSGVCGQAPSDYPEIAQKLVEMGVNSISLNPDSVIKTTQLVLNLEAKLAKQEP, from the coding sequence ATGAACGAACAGTCAACAAAAACCCAACCCAGCTTTCAATATGTGCGATTCTTTAATCAAATCGGGATTAACGATGTACCTTTAGTGGGCGGCAAAAATGCCTCTTTGGGTGAAATGTATCAAGCCCTTACGCCGCAAGGCGTGCGAGTGCCAAATGGCTTTGCTATTACCGCCGAAGCCTATCGTGCCTTGCTCACTGAAAATAATCTGTGGCAAGACTTACACGCTATTTTAGACCCACTAGAAGAAGACAATCCGCAAGACCTCGCCCTGCGTGGTAACCAAGCCAGAACGCTGATTTTTAATGCGCCCTTTCCCGAAAAGCTCACCCAAGAAATTTTGCAGGCTCATCAACAACTCTGTGACGAATTTAATGGTGAGCTAAGTTTGGCAATCCGCAGTTCGGCCACTGCGGAAGATTTGCCCACGGCCAGTTTTGCAGGACAGCAAGACACCTATTTAAATGTTACAGGCGAAGCGGCATTGCTTAATGCTTGCAAACGCTGTTTTGCCAGTTTGTTTACCGACCGCGCCATTCACTACCGGATTGATCAAGGGTTCGACCACTTTAGTATTGGGCTGTCGATTGCCGTACAAAAAATGGTGCGCTCTGATTTAGCGGCATCGGGCGTCATGTTTTCAATTGATACCGAAACAGGTTTTCAAGAGGCCGTCTTTATCACCGGCGCTTATGGATTGGGCGAAAATGTGGTGCAGGGTGCTGTTGACCCAGACGAGTTTTATGTACACAAACCCACCTTTAAATTGGGCTATCGCGGCATTTTAAAACGCCACTTAGGCGCCAAAAAAATCAAAATGGTTTATGCGGCTGACACCACCAAAAGCCCCGTGCGCAACATTCCTACCAGCAGCAAAGAACAACAACAATTTTGTATCAGCGATGCCGATGTATTGGTATTAGCAGACTATGCTATTCGCATTGAAGACTATTATTCCGAACTGGCTGGACATCGCAAGCCAATGGATATGGAATGGGCAAAAGATGGGCTAGACGGTCATCTCTATATTGTGCAAGCGCGTCCAGAAACCGTAACCTCACAAACGCAAATTAATCAACTGATTAGCTATGAAATTGAAGTCCCCGAAGGCTCTAAAGTACTCACTACTGGCCGAGCCGTTGGACAAAAAGTGGCACAAGGTCAGGTGCAAGTGATTAGCGATGTGACCTATATTCACCAATTCGTCCCTGGCAATATCTTGGTTTCAGACATCACCACCCCCGATTGGGAGCCCATCATGAAATTGGCTTCGGCACTCATCACCAATCGTGGAGGCCGTACTTGCCATGCTGCCATTATTGCCCGGGAACTGGGCATTCCTGCGATAGTCGGCTGTGGCGATGCCACAGAATCTTTACAAGACAATCCTTTTGTAACGGTTTCTTGCTCGGAAGGTGAAATTGGTCAGGTGTATTCTGGGCATATTCCTTTTAGAATTATCGAAACCAACCTCACAGATTTGGGCACGCCCAATACTGAAATTCAAATCAATCTCGCCAATCCCGATATGGCGTTTCGCACCAGCTTTCTACCTAACCAAGGCGTGGGACTGGCGCGCATGGAATTTATCATCAACCAAGCGATACAAGTGCACCCTTTAGCCTTGTTACACCCAGAACAGGTGCTCGATGAAACCGAACAGGCCAATATTCGGCAGCGTATTTTGGGCTTTAAATCGGGTGGCGACTATTTTATTCAACACCTCAGCGAAGGCATAGCCACGCTCAGTGCGGCGTTTTACCCCAAACCTGTGATTTTGCGACTTTCTGATTTTAAGTCCAATGAATATGCCAGCTTAATTGGTGGAAAGAGTTTTGAACCTGAAGAAGAAAACCCCATGATTGGTTTTAGAGGCGCATCACGCTACAGTTCTGCCCTGTTTGAGCCTGCCTTTGCCCTAGAGTGCCAAGCCATTAAAAATGTGCGTGAGCAATTTGGGCTGACCAATATGCACATAATGATTCCGTTTGTGCGCCGAGTGGCTGAGGCAAAACAAACCATCGGCACCCTGTCTAAATATGGCTTGCGCCGCGGTGAAAACGGCCTTAAAGTTTACATGATGTGTGAAATACCCAATAATGTGCTCGAAATTGATAATTTTGCGCCCTACTTTGACGGCATATCGATTGGTACCAATGATTTAACGCAATTGGTATTAGGCGTTGACCGAGATTCAGACTTAGTGGCTTATGATTATGATGAACGAGATGCCGGGGTTTTAAAAATGATTCAATGGGCCATCGAAGGCGCTAAACGCAACGGACTGCATTCAGGTGTCTGTGGTCAAGCGCCATCCGACTACCCAGAAATTGCTCAAAAATTGGTTGAGATGGGCGTTAACTCCATCAGCCTAAACCCCGACAGTGTGATTAAAACCACCCAACTCGTGCTTAACTTAGAAGCCAAGCTAGCCAAACAGGAGCCCTAA
- a CDS encoding plasma-membrane proton-efflux P-type ATPase, translated as MKTTDQYASQPIESTLQELNTSESTGLSQTEAQQRLSQFGFNEIQTHEVSFLKRLLQRFWGPIPWMIEVAALLSAIANKWEDFAIIMVLLLVNGLLDFLQEHRALNALKVLKSSLATQTTALRDGKFIEIPSRELVPGDLIQLRIGDMIPADVQLVSGDYLMIDESALTGESLPVNKQSQEVAYANTVVKQGQMMAVIIHTAAQTRFHSVVALITKTQQSETSHFQKMVLQIGHFLIALTVFLAMIIILVSLSRGDPIGDILRFVLVLTVASIPVALPAVLSVTMAVGAMNLAKRQAIVSKLTAIEELAGIDIFCSDKTGTLTQNKMQVSSPVLAEGKTELDLFANALMASKLENHDPIEQPLFQYAQSQLPELNHLAYRQQKFTPFNPNDKFTKASYTFEVRSFVAYKGAPQVILNRCTLTNEVRNLMQLHIDSLASQGYRTLAVACQSDEPDATLELIGLIPLYDPPREDSKETIDLIESRGVQVKMVTGDNLAIAQEIGRLLGLEGASLKASKLSGGGSQVLLELAEFLTQAIYQTLDTEATETQAKHFAGKVIQQLNQLYDTTRLDREFLSEHQSALVALIERTEIFAEVIPEDKFKIVDTLQRGGHFVGMTGDGVNDAPALKKADCGIAVSGATDAARASADIILTQPGLSIINDAITQARETFERMRTYATFRIAETIRLILFMTLSIVIFNFYPITAIMVIMLALLNDLPILAIAYDQVKVSNTPVRWRMSRMLTLSTTLGITGVISSFLLFFTLQHLNFAEDIIQSMIFLKLVVAGHFTLWILRSEGWFWEKPFPSPWLFSAILGTEILGTLFAVYGIFIAPISWEMAGFIWLYALIWMFINDAVKIAVLKFLDRHFPKASFAQPSVGV; from the coding sequence ATGAAAACCACCGATCAATATGCATCGCAGCCTATTGAAAGCACCCTGCAAGAACTCAATACTTCCGAGTCCACCGGACTCTCCCAAACCGAAGCGCAACAACGCTTGTCACAATTCGGTTTCAACGAAATTCAAACCCATGAAGTCTCTTTTTTAAAACGCCTGTTGCAACGCTTTTGGGGCCCTATACCATGGATGATTGAAGTCGCTGCCCTGCTGTCCGCCATCGCAAATAAGTGGGAAGATTTTGCCATTATTATGGTGCTGTTGCTGGTCAACGGCCTATTAGACTTCTTACAAGAACACCGTGCACTGAATGCCTTAAAGGTGCTAAAAAGCAGTTTAGCCACACAAACCACCGCTCTTCGTGATGGCAAATTTATCGAGATTCCCAGCCGCGAGTTGGTACCCGGCGACCTGATTCAACTGCGTATCGGCGATATGATTCCTGCCGATGTGCAATTAGTGTCTGGCGACTATTTAATGATTGACGAATCCGCCCTCACCGGTGAATCTTTGCCTGTCAATAAACAATCTCAAGAAGTCGCTTATGCCAATACGGTGGTCAAACAAGGTCAAATGATGGCCGTCATTATACATACCGCCGCTCAAACCCGCTTTCATTCTGTGGTGGCTCTGATCACCAAAACCCAACAATCTGAAACCAGCCATTTTCAGAAAATGGTATTGCAAATTGGGCATTTTTTAATCGCCCTCACTGTCTTTTTAGCGATGATTATTATTTTAGTGTCACTGAGTCGGGGCGATCCCATTGGCGATATTTTGCGCTTTGTATTGGTGCTCACCGTTGCCTCTATTCCCGTGGCATTACCCGCAGTGCTATCCGTCACCATGGCGGTGGGAGCCATGAATCTTGCCAAACGCCAAGCCATAGTCTCTAAGCTAACGGCCATTGAAGAACTGGCCGGTATTGATATCTTCTGCTCCGATAAAACGGGAACATTAACCCAAAACAAAATGCAAGTTTCTAGCCCTGTCTTAGCTGAGGGCAAAACCGAGCTAGACCTGTTTGCCAATGCACTCATGGCTTCTAAACTGGAAAACCACGACCCGATTGAACAGCCCCTATTTCAATATGCCCAAAGCCAATTACCCGAATTGAACCACCTGGCTTATCGGCAACAAAAATTCACCCCTTTTAACCCCAATGACAAATTCACCAAAGCCAGTTACACTTTTGAAGTGCGCAGTTTTGTGGCTTATAAAGGCGCGCCGCAAGTGATTTTAAATCGCTGTACGCTCACCAATGAAGTTCGCAACCTCATGCAACTGCACATAGACAGTCTTGCCAGCCAAGGGTATCGAACCCTAGCCGTTGCTTGTCAAAGTGATGAACCCGACGCGACTCTTGAACTGATTGGTTTAATTCCACTGTATGATCCACCCAGAGAAGACTCTAAAGAAACCATAGACTTAATTGAATCTCGCGGGGTTCAAGTCAAAATGGTTACTGGTGACAACCTAGCCATTGCCCAAGAAATTGGGCGCTTACTCGGATTAGAAGGCGCCAGTCTCAAAGCCTCAAAACTCAGCGGTGGCGGCAGTCAGGTCTTGTTAGAACTGGCCGAGTTTTTAACCCAAGCCATCTATCAAACCCTGGATACTGAGGCGACCGAAACCCAAGCCAAACATTTTGCCGGTAAAGTCATTCAACAACTCAATCAACTCTATGACACCACTCGCTTAGACCGCGAGTTTTTGTCAGAACATCAATCCGCCTTGGTGGCTTTGATTGAAAGAACCGAAATTTTTGCCGAAGTCATTCCCGAAGACAAATTCAAAATTGTCGATACACTGCAACGCGGCGGCCATTTTGTGGGCATGACGGGGGATGGGGTGAATGATGCCCCTGCGCTTAAAAAGGCCGATTGCGGTATTGCGGTGTCTGGGGCAACGGATGCAGCCCGCGCTTCTGCCGACATTATTCTTACCCAACCCGGATTATCGATTATTAACGATGCCATTACTCAAGCACGCGAAACCTTTGAGCGTATGCGCACCTATGCCACTTTTCGGATTGCAGAAACCATTCGACTGATTTTGTTTATGACACTGTCGATCGTGATTTTTAATTTCTATCCGATCACCGCCATCATGGTCATTATGCTGGCATTGTTAAATGACTTGCCGATTCTCGCGATTGCTTATGACCAAGTAAAAGTCAGCAATACCCCGGTTAGATGGCGCATGAGTCGTATGCTGACCCTATCTACCACTTTAGGCATTACGGGTGTAATTTCTTCATTTTTATTGTTTTTTACTTTGCAACATCTCAATTTTGCCGAGGACATTATTCAATCGATGATTTTCCTAAAACTGGTGGTGGCAGGTCATTTTACGCTGTGGATTTTGCGCTCTGAAGGCTGGTTTTGGGAAAAACCCTTCCCATCACCATGGCTGTTCAGCGCCATTTTGGGCACTGAAATCCTCGGCACGCTGTTTGCCGTGTATGGAATTTTTATTGCGCCGATCAGCTGGGAAATGGCTGGATTCATTTGGCTCTATGCCTTGATTTGGATGTTTATCAACGATGCAGTCAAAATTGCGGTGCTTAAATTTTTAGATCGCCACTTTCCCAAAGCCAGCTTCGCACAACCATCCGTAGGAGTTTAA